In a single window of the Pseudogemmatithrix spongiicola genome:
- a CDS encoding BMP family protein has protein sequence MQENQGFRVALLTPGPISDQSWNAAAYDGLIRVRDTLGAEVRHVQTRTPAEFEENFRQYGASGYSLVIGHGFEFQDAAQRVGPEFPKTVYATTGGTGTGANIAAMSFAFDEPSYLAGIAAAAVTRTGVLAVIGGTELPPVRASFDAFTAGAKSVNPNVTVLTAFIGNWDDAGAGKEQALALIARRADVIFQNADAAGQGIFQAVRETPGVWIVGSNADQNALAPQAALGSVVIDIPHAFLLLAREVRDGSFTPRVVRFGTASDVVRWVPNPAAPALAASVQARIDSVRRAFADGRGPTLVATP, from the coding sequence GTGCAAGAAAATCAAGGGTTTCGGGTCGCTCTCCTCACACCCGGTCCCATCTCGGATCAGTCGTGGAACGCCGCCGCCTACGACGGCTTGATACGGGTCCGCGATACGCTGGGTGCCGAGGTGCGGCATGTCCAAACGCGCACGCCGGCGGAGTTCGAAGAGAACTTTCGCCAATACGGTGCGAGCGGCTATTCCCTGGTGATTGGGCACGGCTTTGAGTTTCAGGACGCGGCGCAACGCGTGGGACCGGAGTTCCCGAAGACCGTGTACGCCACGACGGGCGGCACGGGTACCGGCGCCAACATCGCCGCCATGAGCTTCGCATTCGACGAACCGTCGTATCTCGCCGGCATTGCCGCCGCGGCCGTGACGCGGACCGGCGTGCTTGCCGTCATCGGTGGCACGGAACTTCCGCCGGTCCGCGCGAGCTTCGACGCCTTCACCGCGGGCGCCAAGTCCGTGAACCCCAACGTGACGGTGCTCACGGCATTCATCGGCAACTGGGACGACGCGGGTGCCGGCAAGGAACAAGCGCTGGCCCTCATCGCCCGACGCGCAGACGTGATCTTCCAGAACGCGGACGCGGCCGGTCAAGGCATCTTCCAGGCGGTGCGCGAGACGCCGGGTGTCTGGATCGTCGGGTCCAACGCTGACCAGAACGCGCTCGCACCCCAAGCGGCGCTCGGATCGGTGGTGATCGATATCCCGCACGCGTTCCTTCTCCTCGCCCGCGAGGTGCGCGACGGCTCGTTCACGCCGCGCGTGGTGCGCTTCGGCACGGCATCTGACGTCGTGCGCTGGGTGCCGAACCCTGCCGCGCCTGCGCTGGCCGCATCCGTGCAAGCGCGCATCGACTCCGTCCGTCGCGCCTTCGCCGACGGTCGCGGTCCGACGCTCGTCGCGACCCCATGA
- a CDS encoding bactofilin family protein — translation MAIFSKDENTGRSAPRAGGETTLSIVSAGTTVSGDISCAGVLKVEGQIDGSVRQARQVMLAKDGAIRGDVSAHEIVVGGLVDGNVSAADRLELQPTAVVNGDIVTKSIVVMEGARINGTVKMTELALVGRSADGREARVAR, via the coding sequence ATGGCAATCTTTTCGAAGGACGAGAATACCGGACGCAGCGCTCCGCGGGCGGGCGGTGAAACCACGCTTTCCATCGTCTCCGCAGGAACCACGGTGAGCGGCGACATTTCCTGCGCGGGCGTGCTGAAGGTCGAGGGCCAGATCGACGGCAGCGTGCGGCAGGCGCGCCAGGTGATGCTGGCCAAGGACGGCGCGATCCGCGGCGACGTCAGCGCGCACGAGATCGTGGTCGGTGGCCTCGTGGACGGAAACGTCTCGGCGGCCGATCGGCTTGAGTTGCAGCCCACGGCGGTGGTCAACGGCGACATCGTGACAAAGTCAATTGTCGTGATGGAGGGCGCGCGCATCAACGGCACGGTGAAGATGACCGAGCTCGCACTGGTGGGACGCAGTGCGGACGGTCGCGAGGCGCGCGTCGCGCGTTAG
- a CDS encoding ParB/RepB/Spo0J family partition protein: MRTATTEEPRTPYRVLALAKIRPNPLQPRKEFREEDLADLEASLRVSGLLQPITVRPAPRGQEGFELIAGERRFRAAQRLGWSEIPAVVRDVDDQTLLSLAMVENLQRADLNPIEEAEGYDQLIREFSLTQQEVADIVGKDRSTVANILRLLALPASVRRLIWDGALTVGHARALLGLGDATAMADLARAAVAEGLSVRAVEERVRSEGQRKKPARSTAGTDARTAEVRDLEDRLRRHLGTDARIVQAGKSPRGELRIPFYTHEDFERVLELILGRTLD; this comes from the coding sequence GTGAGGACGGCGACGACAGAGGAGCCGCGCACCCCGTATCGCGTGCTCGCCCTCGCAAAGATTCGGCCGAACCCCCTGCAACCGCGCAAGGAGTTCCGCGAGGAGGATCTCGCAGATCTCGAGGCATCGCTGCGCGTAAGCGGCCTGCTGCAACCCATCACGGTGCGTCCCGCGCCTCGGGGCCAAGAGGGATTCGAGTTGATTGCGGGCGAGCGACGCTTCCGCGCTGCGCAGCGCTTGGGGTGGTCAGAAATTCCGGCAGTCGTGCGCGATGTCGACGACCAGACGCTGCTCTCGCTGGCCATGGTCGAGAACCTGCAGCGCGCCGACCTCAATCCGATCGAAGAGGCCGAGGGATACGACCAGCTGATTCGCGAGTTCTCGCTCACGCAGCAAGAGGTCGCCGACATCGTCGGTAAGGATCGCTCGACGGTGGCGAACATCCTCCGCCTGCTGGCGCTGCCCGCGTCAGTGCGTCGCCTCATCTGGGACGGCGCGCTCACGGTCGGCCACGCGCGCGCGCTGCTCGGCCTCGGCGACGCGACGGCGATGGCTGACTTGGCCCGCGCTGCGGTCGCGGAGGGGCTCTCGGTGCGGGCGGTTGAAGAACGCGTCCGGAGCGAAGGCCAGCGAAAGAAGCCCGCGCGCAGCACCGCAGGTACCGATGCGCGAACGGCAGAGGTGCGGGACCTCGAGGACCGCCTGCGCCGCCACTTGGGCACCGACGCTCGCATCGTGCAGGCAGGCAAGTCGCCGCGGGGGGAGTTGCGCATCCCCTTCTACACCCACGAGGATTTCGAGCGTGTGCTTGAACTCATCCTCGGCCGAACCCTAGACTGA
- a CDS encoding ParA family protein, with the protein MARIIAIANQKGGVGKTTTAVNLAASLAAAEQRTLLVDGDPQGNATSGIGLSRDSFEETVYDALLDPTRVSEAIRRGVQFKHLDVLPATPDLAGAEIELVNEDERELAMRRALERVRESYDFILIDCPPSLGLITINMLAAADSLLIPLQCEYYALEGLSQLLNTVHLVQQGVNPSLGIDGVLLTMYDARLNLSRQVAADAREYFGAKVFDAVIPRNVRLAEAPSFGKPIILYDVASVGAQAYMGVAKELIERNS; encoded by the coding sequence GTGGCCAGAATCATCGCAATCGCAAACCAGAAGGGCGGCGTCGGAAAGACGACGACCGCCGTGAACTTGGCCGCCTCGCTCGCAGCGGCGGAGCAGCGCACGCTGCTCGTCGATGGAGACCCCCAAGGGAACGCCACGAGCGGTATCGGGCTCTCACGGGACAGCTTCGAGGAGACCGTCTACGATGCTCTCTTGGATCCCACCCGGGTCAGCGAGGCCATCCGCCGCGGCGTGCAGTTCAAGCACCTCGATGTGCTTCCCGCGACGCCCGATCTCGCAGGGGCCGAAATCGAACTGGTGAACGAGGACGAGCGCGAGCTCGCAATGCGCCGCGCCCTGGAGCGGGTGCGCGAATCCTATGATTTCATCTTGATCGATTGCCCGCCATCACTCGGCTTGATCACGATCAACATGCTGGCGGCTGCGGATTCCCTGCTCATCCCACTGCAGTGTGAGTACTACGCCCTCGAGGGCTTGTCGCAGCTCCTGAATACCGTGCACTTGGTGCAGCAGGGCGTGAATCCGTCGCTCGGGATCGACGGCGTGCTGCTGACGATGTACGACGCGCGCCTGAACCTGTCGCGCCAGGTCGCGGCCGATGCGCGCGAATACTTCGGCGCCAAGGTGTTCGATGCCGTTATTCCGCGAAATGTCCGACTCGCGGAAGCTCCGTCGTTCGGGAAGCCTATCATTCTCTATGATGTGGCGAGTGTTGGCGCACAGGCATACATGGGTGTTGCCAAGGAACTGATCGAACGAAATTCCTAA
- a CDS encoding SIMPL domain-containing protein, translating into MCSSILRATRVNAALFAVVAVVALWPASTQAQTASQRAEAEVIPSLTVSGQASVSIAPDRAEMGVAVESRARTAAQAASDNARIQSSVLDALRRLGVTGAQVQTRSVQVSPEFQYPREGGRPTLTGYVARNEIQVTLSDLTKIGPVLDAALGQGATQISGPHFTLANPDSARREALDAAVRKALADAQVMARAAGVRVGRILEMSSGGSPGAPEFARPVVMMRAAADAAPTPIEAGLITIEASVQLRVAIFP; encoded by the coding sequence ATGTGCAGCAGCATCCTCCGCGCGACGCGCGTGAACGCCGCGCTCTTCGCCGTTGTCGCCGTAGTTGCCCTGTGGCCGGCGTCCACTCAGGCGCAGACCGCGTCGCAGCGGGCGGAGGCGGAGGTCATTCCCTCACTGACCGTCTCGGGGCAGGCGAGCGTCTCGATTGCCCCGGATCGCGCCGAGATGGGAGTCGCCGTGGAGAGTCGCGCACGGACGGCCGCTCAGGCAGCGAGCGACAATGCACGGATCCAATCGTCCGTCTTGGATGCGCTTCGCAGGCTCGGTGTCACGGGCGCGCAGGTGCAAACGCGCAGTGTCCAGGTGAGTCCCGAGTTCCAGTACCCGCGGGAGGGCGGGCGCCCGACGCTCACGGGCTACGTGGCGCGGAATGAGATTCAGGTGACGCTCAGCGATCTTACGAAGATCGGGCCGGTCCTCGATGCGGCGCTCGGCCAGGGAGCGACACAGATTTCTGGTCCGCATTTCACCCTCGCCAATCCGGATTCGGCGCGGCGTGAGGCCCTCGATGCGGCCGTGCGGAAGGCACTAGCGGACGCTCAGGTCATGGCGCGGGCTGCCGGAGTGCGTGTGGGCCGGATTCTCGAGATGTCGAGCGGCGGCAGCCCCGGAGCGCCGGAGTTTGCGCGGCCGGTTGTGATGATGCGTGCTGCCGCAGACGCGGCCCCGACGCCCATCGAAGCAGGCTTGATCACAATCGAGGCTTCCGTACAGCTGCGAGTCGCCATCTTTCCATAG